In a single window of the Rhopalosiphum padi isolate XX-2018 chromosome 1, ASM2088224v1, whole genome shotgun sequence genome:
- the LOC132925132 gene encoding uncharacterized protein LOC132925132 — protein sequence MGLVVNLLNVSLSYEVVCLSFILLPFTEHMKPIYILSRIVCTVLLCFTCYIILKSDMRIDSQTLSYGNWTDVFQLFGTILFSIIPVVQVLRIEEGLIKPENFVRPCNLLSMSMAVMTNVYIVIGLCAYLDNQDIPIVIGNSISILKIIPAIRCRTIIKSCVAANIIFFHRELCLESVMLWWSSIKVTKVKSHKEKHQQPFTTYLSPPVFAGLMAVSKIFYTVCSFLVTTSVPSPVTSSFQAMVALIGYLGNACNMLVYPYAVELCVTYALHGMSARPYVIAKDVCFVVVGLSVFACGTYAVAARLIRDGD from the exons ATGGGACTTGTCGTGAATCTTTTGAATGTTTCTCTGAGCTACGAAGTCGTGTGCTTGTCGTTCATACTATTGCCGTTTACCGAACATATGAAACCGATATATATCCTTAGCCGTATTGTATGTACTGTTTTACTGTGCTTCACCTGCTACATTATACTCAAATCGGACATGCGTATTGACAGTCAGACGTTGAGTTATGGCAATTGGACGGACGTTTTCCAACTCTTTGGAACCATTTTGTTCTCTATCATACCCGTTGTCCAG GTACTTAGAATCGAAGAAGGATTGATCAAACCAGAGAATTTCGTCAGGCCATGTAATCTTTTGAGCATGTCAATGGCTGTAATGACAAACGTGTACATTGTAATTGGACTGTGTGCATATTTGGATAATCAAGACATACCAATAGTTATTGGAAATTCAATATCTATATTGAAAATCATACCAGCTATCAG GTGCCGGACTATCATCAAGTCGTGCGTCGCtgcaaatatcatattttttcacAGAGAATTGTGTTTAGAGTCGGTGATGTTGTGGTGGTCGTCCATCAAGGTGACGAAAGTTAAAAGTCATAAAGAAAAGCATCAACAGCCGTTTACCACATACTTGTCACCGCCCGTTTTTGCGGGACTGATGGCAGTCTCCAAAATCTTTTACACGGTCTGCTCGTTTTTGG TTACCACCTCAGTGCCGTCGCCGGTGACCAGCAGCTTCCAAGCGATGGTGGCGCTCATCGGCTACCTGGGTAACGCGTGCAACATGCTGGTCTACCCGTACGCCGTCGAGCTGTGCGTGACGTACGCCCTGCACGGTATGTCGGCCAGGCCGTACGTGATCGCCAAGGACGTGTGTTTCGTCGTCGTCGGTTTGTCGGTGTTCGCGTGCGGTACGTACGCGGTCGCGGCGCGTTTAATTCGCGACGGCGACTGA